From the Paraburkholderia sp. PREW-6R genome, one window contains:
- a CDS encoding amino acid ABC transporter permease, producing the protein MSYHWNWGILLSPVSTGEPTTYLGWLLSGFWVTITVSLSAWVIALIVGSFFGVLRTVPNRWASGIGTLYVAIFRNIPLIVQFFVWYLVIPELLPVSIGNWFKQLPPGAQFFSSSIICLGLFTAARVCEQVRSGINALPKGQRAAGLAMGFTQWQTYRYVLLPVAYRIIVPPLTSEFLNIFKNSAVASTIGLLDLSAQARQLVDYTSQTYESFIAVTLAYMLINLVVMQLMRWVEAKTRLPGYIGGK; encoded by the coding sequence ATGTCATATCACTGGAACTGGGGCATCTTGCTGAGCCCCGTCTCCACCGGCGAGCCGACCACTTATCTGGGCTGGCTGCTGTCGGGCTTCTGGGTGACGATCACCGTGTCGCTGTCGGCATGGGTGATCGCGCTGATCGTCGGTTCGTTTTTCGGCGTGCTGCGTACGGTGCCGAACCGATGGGCGTCGGGCATCGGCACGCTTTACGTCGCGATTTTCCGCAACATTCCGCTGATCGTGCAGTTCTTCGTCTGGTATCTGGTGATACCCGAACTGCTGCCTGTGTCGATCGGCAACTGGTTCAAGCAACTGCCGCCGGGCGCGCAGTTCTTTTCGTCGTCGATTATCTGTCTTGGGCTCTTCACTGCCGCGCGCGTGTGCGAGCAGGTGCGCTCCGGCATCAACGCATTGCCGAAAGGCCAGCGCGCCGCAGGTCTCGCCATGGGCTTCACGCAGTGGCAGACGTATCGCTATGTGCTGCTGCCGGTGGCGTACCGGATCATCGTGCCGCCGCTCACGTCTGAATTCCTGAATATCTTCAAGAATTCGGCGGTGGCATCGACCATTGGTCTGCTCGATCTGTCCGCGCAGGCGCGTCAACTGGTGGACTACACGTCGCAAACCTATGAATCGTTCATCGCTGTCACGCTCGCCTACATGCTGATCAATCTGGTCGTGATGCAACTGATGCGCTGGGTCGAAGCGAAGACCCGGTTGCCCGGCTATATCGGAGGCAAGTAA
- the gltK gene encoding glutamate/aspartate ABC transporter permease GltK translates to MHHFDWSGIPGALPTLWTGAIVTVKITLIAIVFGIIWGTVLAMLRLSSFKPFQWFAKAYVTIFRSIPLVMVLLWFFLIVPQVLQNVLGLSPDIDIRLASAMVAFSLFEAAYYSEIIRAGIQAVPRGQVNAAFALGMNYAQAMRLVVLPQAFRAMVPLLLTQGIVLFQDTSLVYVISLADFFRTATNIGDRDGTNVEMVLFAGACYFVICVIASSLVKGLQKKVAR, encoded by the coding sequence ATGCATCATTTCGACTGGAGCGGTATTCCGGGCGCATTGCCTACGCTGTGGACCGGCGCCATCGTCACGGTCAAGATCACGCTGATCGCGATCGTGTTCGGCATTATCTGGGGCACCGTGCTCGCCATGTTGCGGTTATCGTCGTTCAAGCCTTTCCAGTGGTTCGCGAAGGCTTACGTGACGATCTTCCGCTCCATCCCGCTGGTGATGGTGCTGCTGTGGTTCTTCCTGATCGTGCCGCAGGTGCTGCAGAACGTGCTCGGTTTGTCGCCGGATATCGACATTCGCCTCGCATCCGCAATGGTTGCGTTCTCGCTCTTCGAGGCCGCGTACTACTCGGAGATCATCCGCGCGGGCATTCAGGCAGTGCCGCGCGGCCAGGTGAATGCGGCGTTCGCGCTCGGCATGAACTACGCGCAGGCCATGCGTCTTGTCGTATTGCCGCAGGCGTTTCGCGCGATGGTGCCGCTGCTGCTCACGCAAGGCATCGTGCTGTTTCAGGATACGTCGCTCGTGTATGTAATCAGCCTCGCCGATTTTTTCCGCACGGCGACGAATATTGGCGACCGTGACGGTACGAATGTCGAAATGGTACTGTTCGCGGGCGCGTGTTATTTCGTGATCTGCGTGATCGCGTCGAGCCTCGTCAAAGGTCTTCAGAAAAAGGTCGCAAGATGA
- a CDS encoding glutamate/aspartate ABC transporter substrate-binding protein: MKVKKAALLLATLGLFTVGAHAQDAGTLKKIKDTGVISLGHRESSIPFSYYDDKQNVIGYSQEFALKVVDAVKQKLNMPNLKVKLTPVTSQNRIPLVQNGTVDMECGSTTNNAERQQQAAFSNTIFVIGTRLMTKKDSGIKDWADLKGKTVVTTAGTTSERLLRKMNQDKSMGMNIISAKDHGESFLTLSTGRAAAFMMDDALLAGERAKSNNPGDFVIVGAPQSHEAYGCMIRKNDPEFKKVVDDAIAKVETSGEADQIYKKWFESPIPPKGLNLNFPESDDIKALFKSPNDKAID, translated from the coding sequence ATGAAGGTTAAAAAAGCTGCGCTGCTGCTCGCGACTCTCGGACTGTTTACGGTTGGCGCGCACGCGCAAGACGCAGGTACGCTGAAAAAAATCAAGGACACGGGCGTCATTTCGCTGGGGCATCGTGAGTCGTCGATTCCGTTTTCTTACTACGACGACAAGCAGAACGTTATCGGCTATTCGCAGGAATTCGCACTGAAAGTGGTCGACGCGGTGAAGCAGAAGCTGAACATGCCGAACCTGAAGGTCAAGCTCACGCCCGTCACGTCGCAAAACCGCATTCCGCTCGTGCAGAACGGCACGGTCGACATGGAATGCGGCTCCACCACCAATAACGCCGAGCGCCAGCAACAGGCTGCGTTCTCGAACACGATCTTCGTGATCGGCACGCGTCTGATGACGAAGAAAGACTCGGGCATCAAGGACTGGGCCGACCTGAAGGGCAAGACGGTCGTCACGACCGCCGGCACCACGTCCGAGCGCCTGCTTCGCAAGATGAATCAGGACAAGAGCATGGGCATGAACATCATCAGCGCGAAGGATCACGGCGAGTCGTTCCTGACGCTCTCCACGGGCCGCGCCGCTGCGTTCATGATGGACGACGCATTGCTCGCGGGTGAGCGCGCGAAGTCGAACAATCCGGGCGACTTCGTGATCGTCGGCGCGCCGCAGTCGCATGAAGCGTACGGCTGCATGATTCGCAAGAACGATCCGGAATTCAAGAAGGTGGTCGACGACGCGATCGCGAAGGTCGAGACCTCGGGCGAAGCCGATCAGATCTACAAGAAGTGGTTCGAGTCGCCGATCCCGCCGAAGGGCCTGAACCTGAATTTCCCGGAAAGCGACGACATCAAGGCGCTTTTCAAGAGCCCGAATGACAAGGCAATCGACTAA